The Streptomyces sp. SS1-1 genome has a segment encoding these proteins:
- a CDS encoding TetR/AcrR family transcriptional regulator gives MPHPASLRRAPVQRRSAERLTRILDACADLLDEVGYDDLSTRAVAQRAGVPIGSVYRFFGNKRQMADALAARNLERYSARVTERLKGAGGGGWQGALDALLDEYVAMKRTAPGFSLVDFGNQIPVGTRGEPNRRVADRLTDLLAGHLGQEPDDDLRRTFLVAVETADTLVHLAFRMAPEGDERILEEARELLGAYLGRVLD, from the coding sequence GTGCCCCATCCCGCATCGCTCCGCCGGGCGCCCGTGCAGCGGCGCAGCGCCGAACGGCTCACCAGGATCCTGGACGCCTGCGCCGACCTCCTCGACGAGGTCGGCTACGACGACCTGAGCACCCGGGCCGTCGCCCAGCGCGCGGGCGTCCCCATCGGCTCGGTCTACCGGTTCTTCGGCAACAAACGCCAGATGGCCGACGCCCTGGCCGCACGCAACCTGGAGCGCTACAGCGCCCGTGTCACCGAGCGCCTGAAGGGGGCCGGCGGCGGAGGCTGGCAGGGCGCGCTGGACGCCCTCCTCGACGAGTACGTCGCCATGAAGCGCACCGCGCCCGGGTTCTCCCTCGTCGACTTCGGCAACCAGATCCCGGTCGGCACCCGGGGCGAGCCCAACCGCCGCGTCGCCGACCGGCTCACCGACCTGCTCGCCGGCCACCTCGGCCAGGAACCGGACGACGACCTGCGCCGGACCTTCCTCGTCGCCGTGGAGACCGCCGACACCCTGGTCCACCTCGCCTTCCGGATGGCACCGGAGGGCGACGAGCGGATCCTCGAGGAGGCGCGGGAGCTGCTGGGGGCGTATCTCGGCCGCGTCCTGGACTGA